One genomic region from Bacteroidales bacterium encodes:
- a CDS encoding heavy-metal-associated domain-containing protein translates to MESKIQKFQFKTNINCGGCIAKVTPFLNETEGIDHWEVDTTNKNKILTVTSDGITEQQVVALIQKAGYKIEVLG, encoded by the coding sequence ATGGAAAGTAAGATTCAAAAATTTCAATTCAAAACAAACATCAATTGTGGTGGATGTATCGCTAAAGTAACTCCTTTCCTGAACGAGACGGAAGGGATCGACCATTGGGAGGTGGACACTACCAACAAAAATAAAATACTCACCGTAACTTCAGATGGTATTACAGAGCAGCAAGTGGTGGCATTAATACAAAAAGCCGGCTATAAGATTGAGGTGTTGGGATAG
- a CDS encoding DNA-3-methyladenine glycosylase I, with product MESSCTWPGNDPLMNEYHDKEWGVPVHDDRKLFEFLVLDAFQAGLSWKTILHRREGFRRAFLNFDAAKIAAFGEDDYNRLLNDSGIIRNRAKIRGTIKNAQMFLKVQKEFGSFDSYIWQFTDGKTIVNHFVDPTQIPTTSPESDAMSKDMKKRGFTFCGSTICYAFMQAAGMVDDHLEGCFRKDDLRLRRKTNKENRTF from the coding sequence ATGGAAAGCTCCTGCACCTGGCCGGGCAATGACCCGCTGATGAATGAATACCATGATAAGGAATGGGGCGTGCCTGTGCACGACGACCGGAAACTTTTCGAGTTTTTGGTGTTGGATGCCTTTCAGGCCGGACTGAGTTGGAAAACTATTCTTCATCGCCGCGAAGGATTCCGAAGGGCATTTCTCAATTTTGATGCTGCAAAGATCGCAGCCTTTGGCGAAGATGATTACAACCGTCTGTTGAATGATTCCGGTATTATTCGAAACCGGGCGAAGATCAGGGGAACCATTAAAAATGCACAAATGTTTCTCAAAGTCCAAAAAGAGTTTGGTTCCTTTGATTCCTATATCTGGCAGTTTACCGATGGAAAGACCATCGTAAATCATTTCGTTGATCCAACACAAATCCCGACCACAAGCCCCGAATCAGACGCCATGTCCAAGGACATGAAAAAACGTGGCTTTACCTTTTGCGGAAGCACTATTTGCTATGCATTTATGCAAGCCGCGGGCATGGTGGACGACCATTTGGAGGGTTGCTTTAGGAAAGATGATTTGCGCCTTCGGCGAAAGACCAATAAAGAAAACCGGACATTTTAG
- a CDS encoding Txe/YoeB family addiction module toxin has translation MIFELEFTEEALADLNRLKKAGDKKLLKKLFNLLLELREHPLTGTGKIERLKYYNEETWSRRLSAEHRLVYRIYDTRVVVLVLSAFGHY, from the coding sequence ATGATTTTCGAGCTGGAATTTACGGAGGAAGCTTTGGCCGATCTTAACCGATTGAAAAAGGCAGGGGACAAAAAATTGCTAAAAAAACTGTTTAATCTTTTACTGGAACTTCGTGAACATCCATTAACCGGCACCGGAAAAATTGAACGTCTTAAATACTATAATGAAGAAACATGGTCGCGCCGATTATCAGCGGAACATCGTCTGGTTTATCGAATTTATGATACAAGGGTAGTGGTTCTTGTTTTATCAGCATTTGGACATTATTAA
- a CDS encoding prevent-host-death protein yields MTIISSREFREKQKHYLDKVDNGEQIIIQRKRNKSYKLVPVTSEDTLMSEEEFFAKIDYSLQQAKDGKTKRISDPIEIEKLLGL; encoded by the coding sequence ATGACAATAATCAGCAGTAGAGAGTTCAGAGAAAAACAAAAACATTATTTGGACAAGGTTGACAACGGCGAACAAATTATTATTCAAAGGAAAAGGAACAAGAGTTACAAATTGGTTCCCGTGACGAGTGAAGATACTTTGATGTCAGAAGAGGAATTTTTTGCCAAAATTGATTATTCTCTGCAGCAGGCTAAGGATGGCAAAACCAAGCGTATATCCGATCCCATTGAGATTGAAAAACTTCTGGGGTTATGA
- a CDS encoding DUF3575 domain-containing protein, whose product MKPNTSIVLLALAALFVSMAGNAQTDSLRYSTETHYDSVVEYLTPMEYAFMMHEETNWLFKASMVAYWEYGRVAGNLKLSIEKKIANGFSLNAVLFNYSSFKLGLNSSDDFGIESSLESRWYYKNHKNIRDNIPTANLSGAYVALGGGYRKAYHAIYDRETGYSDLEFIPLFAKWGIQRRFLKRGFVDLGVMAGWNKSLSGDSWSTLFFSTYVDAGLAFTRDKYKLDFDKLCPVLRCHAEDRFLLKTNLVNIINLAYVRESLIGSITPNIEAEFKLGTSPFSINTKLGSKFQYSKVKNYDAEVFSISPELTIEGRYYYNLHRRMLMGKSGNGLSANYVSLGPTYRGNYYKQNSANGKYHEGASFVGLKVGTGIQRLISDHLYLDMNIGFGYGIEYSYGGWSGRRSNRMTGIFDLGFGIGYRF is encoded by the coding sequence ATGAAACCGAACACCTCGATAGTTTTGTTAGCCCTGGCAGCACTTTTTGTTTCAATGGCAGGAAACGCACAAACCGACAGCCTGCGCTATTCCACCGAAACACACTACGACAGCGTGGTGGAATATCTTACGCCAATGGAATACGCATTCATGATGCACGAAGAAACCAACTGGCTTTTTAAGGCTTCTATGGTGGCATACTGGGAGTATGGCCGCGTGGCCGGGAACCTAAAGTTGAGCATTGAAAAAAAGATTGCCAATGGGTTTTCGTTGAATGCTGTATTGTTTAACTACAGCAGTTTTAAGCTGGGCCTCAACTCTTCGGATGATTTTGGAATCGAATCTTCCCTCGAATCAAGGTGGTATTATAAGAATCATAAAAACATTCGTGATAATATTCCTACAGCCAACTTATCGGGCGCTTATGTTGCTTTGGGAGGTGGTTATCGCAAAGCTTATCATGCAATTTATGACCGTGAAACCGGATACTCCGACCTGGAGTTTATCCCGCTATTTGCAAAATGGGGTATTCAGCGCAGATTCCTTAAGCGAGGGTTTGTGGACTTGGGTGTAATGGCAGGATGGAATAAGTCGCTGAGTGGCGACTCCTGGTCCACCCTGTTTTTTAGTACCTATGTGGATGCAGGTTTGGCTTTTACAAGGGATAAGTATAAACTGGATTTTGATAAATTGTGCCCTGTTTTGAGATGCCATGCTGAAGATCGCTTTTTGTTAAAAACAAATCTTGTTAATATCATAAATCTGGCCTATGTCAGGGAGTCGCTGATTGGCTCCATTACACCAAACATTGAGGCTGAGTTCAAGTTGGGAACCTCTCCATTTTCGATCAACACAAAACTGGGCAGCAAATTCCAATATTCTAAGGTGAAGAATTATGATGCCGAAGTATTTAGCATTAGTCCGGAATTGACAATTGAAGGACGCTATTATTATAATCTGCATCGCAGGATGTTAATGGGGAAATCCGGTAATGGCCTTTCGGCAAATTACGTTTCGTTGGGGCCAACTTATCGTGGAAATTATTACAAACAAAATTCAGCCAACGGCAAATATCACGAGGGAGCTTCCTTTGTTGGTTTAAAGGTAGGAACAGGCATTCAACGATTAATATCCGATCATCTTTACCTCGACATGAACATCGGATTTGGTTATGGTATCGAGTATTCTTATGGTGGATGGTCAGGAAGGCGTAGCAATAGAATGACTGGGATTTTTGATTTGGGATTTGGAATAGGATATCGGTTTTAA
- a CDS encoding RNA polymerase sigma factor: MTYHSEKEIIDGCLKSERAAQKALYDQFKTRMYTLAYRITGNFDDANDVLQEGFLLIFRNLHTFKGNSKLGSWIHTIIARAAIRKIKERIYFEDIENTDTSTIIDWGAAIDIDYLEKAIANLPEGYRTIFTLYEIEGFKHREIAELIDISESTSKSQLFKAKKMLRENLENLVN, translated from the coding sequence ATGACATATCATTCCGAAAAGGAAATTATCGATGGTTGCCTGAAAAGCGAGAGAGCTGCACAAAAAGCGCTTTACGACCAGTTCAAAACCCGGATGTACACCCTTGCTTACCGCATTACCGGAAACTTTGACGATGCCAACGATGTGCTCCAGGAGGGGTTTTTACTCATCTTCCGGAACCTCCATACCTTTAAAGGTAATTCTAAACTCGGAAGTTGGATTCACACCATAATCGCCCGTGCAGCCATCCGCAAAATTAAAGAGCGGATTTATTTTGAGGATATCGAAAACACAGATACTTCCACCATTATCGACTGGGGCGCTGCCATCGACATCGACTATCTCGAAAAAGCGATTGCCAATTTGCCGGAAGGCTATCGTACCATTTTTACACTTTACGAAATCGAAGGTTTCAAACATCGCGAAATAGCAGAACTGATTGATATTTCGGAGAGTACTTCCAAGTCGCAACTTTTTAAAGCTAAAAAGATGTTGCGTGAAAATCTTGAAAACCTGGTCAACTGA
- a CDS encoding FRG domain-containing protein encodes MELKKELVPATWAELQELLFHDAYNTAISRIRSPYIYRGLSDFNYTLKTSLIRLSGDYGRLEFHLLRNFQKYSHRPDQINNTEWDWLALAQHHGLPTRLLDFTYSPYVALHFATAELDNYDRDGIIWALNYEKTKDYLPQELYDELCRVGSNSFTSTMLNNVYRSLSELSSEKEEFVVAFESPSLDNRIVNQFAIFTFMSHAESLLDTWLAERPSLYFRIRIPAGMKWEIRDKLDQVNINERVLFPGYDGLTKWLRRHYSPK; translated from the coding sequence ATGGAGCTAAAGAAAGAACTGGTGCCCGCCACATGGGCCGAACTGCAGGAGTTGCTTTTTCATGATGCCTACAATACTGCCATCAGCCGTATTCGGTCGCCATACATTTACCGCGGTTTGTCTGATTTTAATTATACGCTCAAAACTTCGCTCATCCGTCTGAGTGGCGACTATGGCCGGCTGGAGTTTCATCTGCTGCGCAATTTCCAGAAATATTCGCACCGCCCCGACCAGATCAACAATACCGAATGGGACTGGCTGGCGCTGGCACAGCATCATGGGCTGCCCACGCGACTGCTCGATTTTACCTATTCACCGTATGTGGCGCTGCATTTTGCTACCGCCGAACTCGATAACTACGACCGCGACGGCATCATCTGGGCGCTCAACTACGAAAAAACCAAAGACTACCTGCCGCAAGAGCTTTACGACGAACTTTGCCGCGTTGGCTCCAATAGTTTTACAAGCACCATGCTCAACAACGTATATCGCAGCCTGAGCGAGCTATCGAGTGAAAAAGAGGAGTTTGTGGTAGCTTTTGAGTCGCCCTCGCTCGACAACCGCATCGTGAATCAATTTGCCATCTTCACCTTTATGTCGCACGCCGAGAGCCTGCTCGACACATGGCTTGCCGAGCGGCCATCGCTCTATTTTCGCATCCGCATTCCGGCTGGCATGAAATGGGAAATTCGCGACAAGCTCGACCAGGTAAACATCAACGAGCGCGTGCTCTTTCCGGGCTACGACGGCCTAACCAAGTGGCTGCGCCGGCACTACAGCCCAAAATGA